The Candidatus Melainabacteria bacterium DNA segment CGCAGGCACGTGGCTCCACAGAAGCCAGAAACGCCACTCCGGTTAAAGATCAACAACAGCTAAAGGATGACACCGCACGACACAGGCAAGAGCACGAGAAAGCAAAGAAAGAACATGTCGAAGAAAAACCCCTGACCGAACAGCAACAACATGTCAAAGGACTGTTAGAAAAACACCTTGGTCATCCAATTGATAGACCGCAATTCGAAGCTTACATGGATCGCGCCAGACGACAACATGCAGAGAAGAGTGCACACTAACAATCTGGCGCTAATTAGGCTGAGATGAATATCAACCCTGAGTATTGATGCTGAGAGGTTTTACACCAATTTTATAGAACGCCAGCTAGTCTGCAGTTGTAATCAGCTTACTGAGAGCACTCTGCAAATAGCAGATAGGATTTACAACCGGATTTTACGACAGAACAAAGGATTGACCGTGATTGATACACAACAAAATTCCGAATATTATGTCAGAAGAAGCTGCGCGTTCGGGGTTCTTGGCGAACCGGAGCGCACCATTGCCGACTGCGACAAGGCACTGACACTCAATCCTAGCAGTGCAGTCGCGTACTTCAACAAAGGTAGAGCACATTACGAACTTGATCAGTGCGAGCACGCACTTGCAAGTTTCACCTCCGCCATTCGAATCAACCCTGAGTTCAGTCAAGCTTATAACGCACGTGGCGTTGTTTACGCACAATTGCAACAAGACAAACTGGCGCTGAGTGATTTCGACGAAGCCATAAGACTCGAGCCAACCACATCATTGGCATATGCAAACCGGGCCAACTTATATTTCCGTCAGAACAGACTTGAACGAGCGTTGCGCGACATGAACCACGCGGTCCGGATCACACACTCGACACAAGCACACTCAACGAGAGCGGTAATTCTCAATCGACTTAATCTACACGATCAGGCTCTGGATGACTGCGATCGCGCTATCGAACTGGACCCCGTTAACTACGATGCATATTTCGAACGTGGACGCTCATTTATGCACCTGCAAAGATTCGATGACGCAATTGAAGATCTGAGTTTCTACATTGAACACAATCCGAAAAGCGCCAATGGCTACTTCATCAGATCATACGCATACAGATGCATGAAGAAGGCGCGAGAATGCCAGCAAGATCTCGCAACGGCGATCAGCCTCAATCCCTCACTTTCAAATCTGTTGATGATCAATTAGTTGTTCTGCAGTTAGTTATTCTGATGATCTTGCGTCGACACCGATAGATTATCGCTAATTGATCGCGTCCAAAAGATGGGCGACAGATCATCGCCGTTTTGCGTTGATTTCCTGCTAAATTAACCAGCGCCTTTAGCCAGAAAAGCAGAACGCATGACCTTTATCATGCGTTCGACAGAATTACTGATTCGCAACTGTTACAGATTAGAGCTTTAGCGATGAGCTGCAGTATAGACGGATGGTGTTTCCCATTCAGACATTCCTGCTGGCTTCGACTTCAAACGATTTGTCAAAGCAATTACCTGATTTTGTGTTGCAGCATCGCTTCCATAATGCCCCCACAAATCGACAATGCGAGTACCTTTTGGACAAACAATGTCAGTTTGGCAAGCTCGACGTAGCGCGATCAGTAAAATCGCACCGCCACCGACGACAATGAAAAAGGCTCCATCAAAAAATGGCACTTGCATAAATATTGTATTCATCAACCCTCCTCAAAGAATGCACATACACAGCAGGCAGCTCAGTAGCGAACTCGCCCTAAGACTCTGTATTTTCGAAAGACTTGGAGACGCCTGGGCGAAATTCAGATGTCGGAATTTCATCACCCACGGTTGTCATGATGTCCATTCACTCGTAAAATGCCCGTCAAATCCGGGTGTAGAACTACGCAATTAAGTCAGAGTAAATTTCGCACACCATATTAGGCGAAGGTTGTATAGAAAGGTTGGCACCATATCCAGTGCAGAAGAAACCAGCTGAAGGAAACACGGAACACAACCTAAATATTGAATTGAACGCACCTTCGTAGTCTTCCCACCACGTTTAACAGACGTTTTATAACGTTGTCAGTAATCTCTCAACACAAGATGGTCGAGAACTGAATGGGTCTGCCACTGGCGCCAGAGAAATCTCAACTCTACCAATGATTCTAAAAAGAGAGGAAATAGCATGGGTTCATTCCAAGTCTTTCGAGCAGGGGCCGAGGCATTAGCTGAATCACAACTGGGGATCAAGGCTGCAGCAACTCTCAGTGAAGCGGCAACAACGGCGAGCAGATTTCTTAGCGAAGCATATCCATCAGCAAAAGGAATGATTGCTAAAGCAAGTGACATGTTCAGGAGTCCTCAGACAGCTTCTTCTCTGAGCCTTGAGGGTGCTGGGGAGATGACTGCCGCTGAGAGAGCCGCGACACCCGGTGGAAAAGCCTATCAGAAAGCTTTCGAAGCGTATGAGAGAGAGAGAGCAATTGGCTTCAATGGCACCAGAGACCTGATAAATCAAACGAGAACACCCGCAAACGGCTTCGATGCATTATCAAGACAGGTCGAAAAGCTTCAAGGCATTGGCTTATCGAGCGGAGGAAGTGAGTTACCGCGTTCCCTTGAAGGCATACGAAAATCGTTTCAACCGGTCGCCGCAAATTTGGAACTGGGCTCGGCACGCTCTGCAAATTTGCACAGCTTTGTTCCGGGAGAATCTGGTCTGGCCACCAGGATACAACCATCCACTTTAAGATATCCACCAATCGAAACGCAAGTCGTAGGCACTACAACTGCACGCGCAGAAAAGGTGA contains these protein-coding regions:
- a CDS encoding tetratricopeptide repeat protein, with amino-acid sequence MIDTQQNSEYYVRRSCAFGVLGEPERTIADCDKALTLNPSSAVAYFNKGRAHYELDQCEHALASFTSAIRINPEFSQAYNARGVVYAQLQQDKLALSDFDEAIRLEPTTSLAYANRANLYFRQNRLERALRDMNHAVRITHSTQAHSTRAVILNRLNLHDQALDDCDRAIELDPVNYDAYFERGRSFMHLQRFDDAIEDLSFYIEHNPKSANGYFIRSYAYRCMKKARECQQDLATAISLNPSLSNLLMIN